Proteins encoded in a region of the Phoenix dactylifera cultivar Barhee BC4 chromosome 3, palm_55x_up_171113_PBpolish2nd_filt_p, whole genome shotgun sequence genome:
- the LOC103715273 gene encoding pentatricopeptide repeat-containing protein At2g32630, producing MLGRRLLKKQFLHLSGAPPSSPLPSLSTPENHIPDLNTLLLPSRRLATEAEAGAGSAPLPSHLQTQLTKFCGLMKRKRYAAAKSLLKSFATAEDLARPFSSVASSVQTSCERAKISPATVLDMLFRVYADAGATGRALETFELILERFGWVDGRSCGVYLQALRKSGRMDSALGFFRRMVELDGVDVSAYSTAIVVDGLCKNGNFKVARELVDEMSQRGMEPNILSYNSLIEAYAKERDFDSVNEILGLVDRRGIARSVGTYTVLVDAYSTRGDIDKAEKAFEEMNQRALSGDIYLYTSMINGNCRAGNMKQACALFDECVERGLEPNDRTYGALINGFCKLGKMTAAEMLMDEMQQKGIDFNQIIFNMMIDGYCKKGMLDKALNLKVIMEKKGIELDVYTYNTIACGLCRVNRNSDAKELLHVMVERGVTPNAVSYTTLIDIHCKEGDMVEARRMFREMGCKVASPSVVSYNVMIDGYCKKGSIREAERLRKEMEKKGMLADVYTYTSLIHGHCVTGKVQVAVKLFEEMKQMGVAANVVTYTALISGLSKEGRSDEAFRLYEEMLEAGLTPDDSVYASLVGSLHTTNESETFSSRRVTS from the coding sequence ATGTTGGGGAGACGCCTCCTAAAGAAACAATTCCTCCATCTCTCCGGAGCTCCTCCCAGCTCTCCACTCCCATCCCTCTCCACCCCGGAAAACCACATCCCAGACCTCAATACCCTCCTCCTCCCCAGCCGCCGCCTCGCCACCGAGGCCGAGGCCGGCGCCGGCTccgcccccctcccctcccACCTCCAAACCCAGCTGACCAAATTCTGCGGCCTCATGAAGCGTAAGCGATATGCGGCCGCCAAATCCCTCCTCAAATCCTTCGCCACCGCCGAAGACCTCGCCCGCCCGTTCTCCTCCGTGGCCTCCTCGGTGCAAACTTCGTGCGAGAGGGCCAAGATTTCCCCCGCCACGGTGCTCGACATGCTCTTCAGGGTCTACGCGGACGCCGGCGCGACAGGTCGAGCTCTCGAGACCTTCGAGCTCATCCTCGAAAGGTTCGGCTGGGTCGACGGGAGGTCCTGCGGCGTCTACCTCCAGGCGCTCCGGAAGTCCGGCCGGATGGACTCGGCTCTTGGTTTCTTCCGCCGAATGGTTGAATTGGATGGCGTTGATGTGTCAGCCTACTCGACTGCTATTGTAGTTGATGGATTGTGCAAAAATGGAAACTTTAAGGTTGCCAGGGAACTAGTCGACGAAATGTCCCAAAGAGGGATGGAACCGAATATCCTGTCTTATAATTCTCTGATCGAAGCCTATGCGAAAGAAAGGGATTTTGATTCGGTGAATGAGATACTTGGTCTTGTTGATAGGAGAGGCATTGCTCGTAGTGTCGGGACGTATACTGTTCTCGTTGATGCCTACTCCACTCGTGGAGATATCGACAAAGCTGAGAAGGCCTTTGAGGAGATGAATCAAAGAGCGCTGAGTGGGGATATTTATCTTTACACTTCGATGATCAACGGGAACTGCAGGGCTGGAAATATGAAGCAGGCATGTGCGCTTTTTGATGAATGCGTCGAGAGAGGCCTTGAGCCCAATGACCGGACCTATGGGGCACTGATCAATGGGTTTTGCAAGCTTGGAAAAATGACCGCTGCGGAGATGCTGATGGATGAAATGCAGCAAAAGGGAATCGATTTTAATCAGATCATATTCAATATGATGATTGATGGGTACTGCAAGAAAGGAATGTTGGATAAAGCTCTCAACTTGAAGGTTATCATGGAGAAGAAAGGAATCGAGCTCGATGTGTACACTTATAACACCATTGCTTGTGGGCTGTGTAGGGTGAACAGAAACAGTGACGCCAAGGAGCTTCTCCATGTCATGGTTGAAAGAGGGGTCACTCCAAACGCTGTAAGCTACACGACGTTGATTGACATACACTGCAAGGAAGGAGATATGGTTGAAGCAAGGAGGATGTTTCGGGAGATGGGGTGCAAAGTGGCAAGCCCTAGCGTTGTTAGCTACAATGTGATGATTGATGGGTACTGCAAGAAGGGCAGCATTAGGGAGGCTGAGAGGCTTAGGAAGGAGATGGAGAAGAAAGGGATGTTGGCTGATGTATACACGTATACATCACTGATTCACGGGCATTGTGTTACTGGGAAGGTACAGGTTGCAGTGAAGTTGTTCGAGGAGATGAAACAGATGGGTGTGGCAGCAAATGTAGTGACTTATACTGCACTGATCTCAGGATTGTCTAAAGAAGGGAGATCAGATGAGGCATTTAGGTTGTATGAGGAGATGTTAGAGGCAGGACTGACTCCGGATGATTCAGTCTATGCATCTCTTGTGGGAAGTCTTCATACAACAAATGAAAGTGAGACTTTCAGCTCGAGAAGAGTAACTTCATAG
- the LOC103715271 gene encoding uncharacterized protein LOC103715271 isoform X3, with translation MKVQFQPLGDRITELNESQSELLLRLQGLKQDMQNWRSKLDTQVKIYKDELSELKKVLNTELERLRSEFTELRTTLQMQQDDVTLNLKNLVIQDAPERIEEPKNLKVEDGVEKPEAPSSGNS, from the exons ATGAAGGTCCAGTTTCAACCGCTAGGGGATCGGATCACG GAATTGAATGAATCGCAGTCGGAGTTGTTGCTCAGACTTCAAGGACTGAAACAA GACATGCAAAACTGGAGGTCAAAGTTGGACACACAAGTTAAGATATACAAGGAT GAGCTTTCAGAGCTCAAAAAGGTGCTGAACACTGAACTTGAGCGGCTGAGATCG GAATTCACGGAACTGAGGACCACtcttcaaatgcaacaagatgaTGTCACACTGAACCTCAAAAACTTAGTG ATTCAAGATGCACCTGAGCGAATTGAAGAACCAAAAAATCTCAAGGTGGAGGATGGCGTGGAGAAACCAGAAGCTCCTTCCTCAGGCAACTCCTAA
- the LOC103715271 gene encoding uncharacterized protein LOC103715271 isoform X2, whose amino-acid sequence MADADPDPAYSPPAVAPRLSPPFQPLGDRITELNESQSELLLRLQGLKQDMQNWRSKLDTQVKIYKDELSELKKVLNTELERLRSEFTELRTTLQMQQDDVTLNLKNLVIQDAPERIEEPKNLKVEDGVEKPEAPSSGNS is encoded by the exons ATGGCGGATGCGGATCCGGATCCGGCTTATTCTCCGCCGGCCGTGGCTCCTCGACTGTCGCCCCCT TTTCAACCGCTAGGGGATCGGATCACG GAATTGAATGAATCGCAGTCGGAGTTGTTGCTCAGACTTCAAGGACTGAAACAA GACATGCAAAACTGGAGGTCAAAGTTGGACACACAAGTTAAGATATACAAGGAT GAGCTTTCAGAGCTCAAAAAGGTGCTGAACACTGAACTTGAGCGGCTGAGATCG GAATTCACGGAACTGAGGACCACtcttcaaatgcaacaagatgaTGTCACACTGAACCTCAAAAACTTAGTG ATTCAAGATGCACCTGAGCGAATTGAAGAACCAAAAAATCTCAAGGTGGAGGATGGCGTGGAGAAACCAGAAGCTCCTTCCTCAGGCAACTCCTAA
- the LOC103715271 gene encoding uncharacterized protein LOC103715271 isoform X1, which translates to MADADPDPAYSPPAVAPRLSPPVQFQPLGDRITELNESQSELLLRLQGLKQDMQNWRSKLDTQVKIYKDELSELKKVLNTELERLRSEFTELRTTLQMQQDDVTLNLKNLVIQDAPERIEEPKNLKVEDGVEKPEAPSSGNS; encoded by the exons ATGGCGGATGCGGATCCGGATCCGGCTTATTCTCCGCCGGCCGTGGCTCCTCGACTGTCGCCCCCT GTCCAGTTTCAACCGCTAGGGGATCGGATCACG GAATTGAATGAATCGCAGTCGGAGTTGTTGCTCAGACTTCAAGGACTGAAACAA GACATGCAAAACTGGAGGTCAAAGTTGGACACACAAGTTAAGATATACAAGGAT GAGCTTTCAGAGCTCAAAAAGGTGCTGAACACTGAACTTGAGCGGCTGAGATCG GAATTCACGGAACTGAGGACCACtcttcaaatgcaacaagatgaTGTCACACTGAACCTCAAAAACTTAGTG ATTCAAGATGCACCTGAGCGAATTGAAGAACCAAAAAATCTCAAGGTGGAGGATGGCGTGGAGAAACCAGAAGCTCCTTCCTCAGGCAACTCCTAA
- the LOC103715270 gene encoding flowering-promoting factor 1-like protein 1, with product MSGVWVFKNGVVRLVENPANEQSSTVRRKVLLHTPTNEVINSYASLERKLTSLGWERYYEDPDLLQFHKRSSIDLISLPRDFSQFKSMHMYDIVVKNRDSFRVIDM from the coding sequence ATGTCTGGAGTCTGGGTGTTCAAAAATGGAGTTGTGAGGCTCGTGGAGAACCCTGCAAATGAGCAGTCCTCTACAGTTCGTCGGAAGGTATTACTTCACACTCCCACAAATGAGGTCATCAACTCCTATGCCTCTCTTGAGCGCAAGCTCACTAGCCTCGGGTGGGAGCGATACTACGAAGACCCCGACCTCCTCCAGTTCCACAAGCGCTCGTCCATCGACCTCATCTCCCTCCCGAGGGATTTCAGCCAGTTCAAGTCCATGCACATGTATGACATCGTCGTCAAGAATCGCGACTCCTTCCGGGTCATCGATATGTAG
- the LOC103715303 gene encoding glutathione S-transferase 3-like, whose product LTVILIHISSLQPFGQVPALQDGDIILFESRAINRYIASKYKETGPDLLRSAGGPAEAAAVEVWLAVESQQFGPPVEELVFGAVINPRIGEATDQTAVERQAERLGRVLDVYEERLSKNKYLAGGEFTLADLNHMPYTYFLLRTPQADLVTPRPHVLAWWEDISSRPAWKKTAEVIPI is encoded by the exons ttaaCTGTTATTCTAATTCATATATCTTCTTTGCAGCCATTCGGTCAGGTTCCGGCGCTGCAGGATGGAGATATAATCCTTTTCG AATCGCGGGCGATAAACCGGTACATCGCGAGCAAGTACAAGGAGACCGGACCGGACCTGCTCCGGTCGGCGGGGGGgccggcggaggcggcggcggtggaggtGTGGCTGGCGGTGGAGTCGCAGCAGTTCGGGCCGCCCGTCGAGGAGCTGGTGTTCGGGGCGGTGATCAACCCGCGGATCGGGGAGGCAACCGATCAGACGGCGGTGGAGCGGCAGGCGGAGAGGTTGGGGAGGGTGCTCGACGTGTACGAGGAGCGGCTCTCCAAGAATAAATATCTGGCGGGCGGTGAGTTCACATTGGCGGACCTGAACCACATGCCCTACACCTATTTCCTCCTGAGGACACCCCAGGCGGATCTGGTCACCCCCCGGCCGCATGTTCTGGCCTGGTGGGAGGATATCTCCTCGAGGCCCGCCTGGAAGAAGACCGCCGAGGTCATCCCCATATAA
- the LOC103715269 gene encoding autophagy-related protein 18a-like: protein MAALSIPTSSSSSPVPPLSWPNTNLDPDPNPNSPFLPSPHHNDEPGSQSLSPDPSSSSAADPLEGDDAPDSPSLENPNLSLHSIAVTPPLMAAEPSSCSSSPPSAASMPSLLHLSFNQDHGCFAAGTDRGFRIYNCDPFREIFRRDFDDGGIGVVEMLFRCNILALVGGGPQPYYAPNKVMIWDDHQSRCIGELSFRSEVRAVRLRRDRIIVVLDHKIFVYNFADLKLVHQIETVPNPKGLCAVSQQQGSLVLVCPGGQKGQVRVEHYGARRTKFIMAHDSRIACFALSQDGRLIATASTKGTLIRIFSTVDGTLLQEVRRGADRAEIYSLAFSANMQWLAVSSDKGTVHVFSLKVNLGLTGNDRPRPAPEPNPPAITSSLSFIKGVLPKYFNSEWSVAQYRLHEGLQHNVAFGHQKNTIVILGMDGSFYRCQFDPVNGGEMTQLECYNFLKPEETF from the exons ATGGCCGCCCTCTCCATCCCCACTTCCTCATCCTCCTCCCCCGTACCCCCCCTTTCCTGGCCAAACACTAACCTTGACCCCGACCCAAACCCTAATTCCCCGTTCCTCCCTTCTCCCCACCACAACGACGAACCCGGATCCCAATCCCTATCCCCCgacccctcctcttcctccgccGCCGATCCGCTGGAGGGCGACGATGCCCCCGACTCCCCCTCCCTCGAAAACCCCAATCTCAGCCTCCATTCGATCGCCGTCACGCCGCCGCTGATGGCAGCGGAGCCATCCTCGTGCTCCTCCTCGCCGCCATCCGCCGCGTCGATGCCGTCGCTGCTGCACCTGTCGTTCAACCAGGACCATGGGTGCTTTGCCGCCGGCACCGACCGGGGCTTCCGCATCTATAATTGCGACCCCTTCCGGGAGATCTTCCGGCGCGACTTCGACGACGGGGGGATCGGTGTCGTGGAGATGCTGTTCCGGTGCAACATCCTGGCCCTCGTCGGCGGGGGGCCGCAGCCCTACTACGCGCCCAACAAGGTCATGATTTGGGATGACCACCAGAGCCGCTGCATCGGGGAGCTCTCCTTCCGGTCGGAGGTCCGGGCCGTACGGCTCCGGCGAGACCGGATCATCGTGGTGCTGGACCACAAGATCTTTGTGTACAATTTCGCCGATTTGAAGCTCGTGCACCAGATTGAGACGGTGCCGAACCCCAAGGGGCTCTGCGCCGTCTCCCAGCAGCAGGGGTCGCTGGTCCTGGTCTGCCCTGGGGGGCAGAAGGGCCAGGtcagggtggagcattacgggGCTCGCCGGACCAAGTTTATCATGGCACATGACTCGAGGATTGCGTGCTTCGCGCTGTCGCAGGATGGGCGGTTGATCGCCACTGCGAGCACCAAGGGCACGCTTATCAGGATTTTCAGCACCGTTGATGGAACACTTCTCCAAGAA GTAAGAAGAGGTGCTGATAGAGCAGAGATTTACAGCCTGGCCTTCTCTGCTAATATGCAGTGGTTAGCAGTCTCCAGTGACAAAGGAACAGTTCATGTGTTCAGCCTCAAGGTTAATTTGGGATTGACAGGAAATGATAGGCCCCGGCCTGCACCAGAGCCAAATCCCCCAGCTATCACTTCATCCCTCTCTTTCATTAAAG GTGTTCTGCCTAAGTATTTCAACTCAGAATGGTCTGTGGCCCAGTACCGCTTGCATGAAGGTTTGCAACATAATGTTGCATTTGGACACCAAAAGAACACTATTGTGATTCTTGGGATGGACGGAAG TTTCTACCGATGCCAATTTGACCCAGTGAACGGTGGAGAGATGACACAGCTGGAATGTTACAATTTCTTAAAACCAGAGGAAACCTTTTAG